The Desulfuromonas sp. genome has a segment encoding these proteins:
- a CDS encoding DUF504 domain-containing protein has translation MIPIQDLLNRIRWDPEFGRASFRLGYWDRVDQRVVQVPFHRLHFPEGDHFAFDLEDLEGEVHHVPLHRVRDVYRDGKLIWHREPH, from the coding sequence TTGATCCCCATCCAGGACCTGCTCAACCGCATCCGCTGGGACCCGGAGTTCGGCCGGGCGAGCTTCCGGCTCGGCTACTGGGACCGGGTCGATCAGCGGGTCGTGCAGGTCCCCTTCCACCGGCTCCATTTTCCGGAGGGGGACCACTTCGCCTTCGACCTGGAGGACCTGGAGGGGGAGGTGCATCACGTCCCCCTGCACCGGGTCCGCGACGTTTACCGGGACGGGAAGCTGATCTGGCACCGGGAGCCCCACTGA
- a CDS encoding DUF1858 domain-containing protein, which yields MGQHDITPDMNVWNVIQDHPETIEVFRRHGCPDMSSGFFAMTAHAMKVKWAAKVHGIELESLLTDLNLAIHPEEDEGTLH from the coding sequence ATGGGACAACACGACATCACCCCCGACATGAACGTCTGGAACGTCATCCAGGACCACCCCGAAACGATCGAGGTCTTTCGGCGCCACGGCTGCCCCGACATGAGCAGCGGCTTCTTCGCCATGACCGCCCACGCCATGAAGGTCAAGTGGGCCGCCAAGGTCCACGGCATCGAACTGGAGAGCCTGCTGACCGACCTCAACCTGGCCATCCACCCCGAAGAGGACGAGGGCACCCTCCACTGA
- a CDS encoding ABC transporter permease → MSDSFDISWRFLRVWQRNLSVYRRTWKVNFLPPLLEPLLYLLAFGVGLSSLVGALRYGGEEVSYLAFIAPALLSVNIMYNAFFETSYASFVRMYYQKTFDAMLATPLNLEEIIVGEIAWAATKAIIGTTIMLAVISLFGLVAYPGGLLLIPLALLGGVAFASVGMVFTSVVPNIETFNIPIFLFITPMFLFSGTFFPLENLPAWARLLAQALPLTHLVGLARALTLGQWSPGMLWSLGYLAVFCALFLPLAVTRMRRRLIR, encoded by the coding sequence ATGAGTGACTCCTTCGATATCTCCTGGCGCTTCCTGCGGGTCTGGCAGCGCAACCTCTCGGTCTACCGCCGCACCTGGAAGGTCAACTTCCTGCCCCCCCTGCTCGAGCCCCTGCTCTACCTGCTCGCCTTCGGGGTCGGCCTCTCCTCTCTCGTCGGGGCCCTGCGCTACGGCGGGGAGGAGGTCTCCTACCTCGCCTTCATCGCCCCGGCCCTCCTCTCGGTCAACATCATGTACAACGCCTTCTTCGAGACGAGCTACGCCTCCTTCGTGCGCATGTACTACCAGAAGACCTTCGACGCCATGCTCGCCACCCCCCTCAACCTCGAGGAGATCATCGTCGGGGAGATCGCCTGGGCCGCCACCAAGGCGATCATCGGCACCACCATCATGCTCGCGGTGATCAGCCTCTTCGGCCTCGTCGCCTACCCGGGCGGGCTCCTCCTGATCCCCCTCGCCCTGCTCGGCGGGGTCGCCTTCGCCTCGGTCGGCATGGTCTTCACGAGCGTCGTACCCAACATCGAGACCTTCAACATTCCGATCTTCCTCTTCATCACCCCCATGTTCCTCTTCTCCGGCACCTTCTTCCCCCTCGAGAACCTCCCCGCCTGGGCCCGGCTCCTCGCCCAGGCCCTGCCCCTCACCCACCTGGTCGGCCTCGCCCGCGCCCTCACCCTCGGCCAGTGGAGCCCGGGGATGCTCTGGAGCCTCGGCTACCTCGCCGTCTTCTGCGCCCTCTTCCTCCCCCTCGCCGTGACCCGGATGCGGCGGCGGCTGATCCGCTAA
- a CDS encoding ATP-binding cassette domain-containing protein, translated as MQPIIEAQNLRKSFGELTAVGGISFAVQKGECFGLLGPNGAGKTTTIRMLYGYTPASGGTLRIFGRDISEELRAVKYRIGVCQQEDNLDPDLSVRENLLVFARYFDIPRRTAEEEADKLLRFFALEGRSGANIRVLSGGMKRRLVLARSLVNDPELLILDEPTTGLDPQSRHQVLSRLEELKGRGLTVLLTSHYLEEASRLCDRLIIIDGGRVLVEGEPAALIAEHVGHEVIEIAEPSGPMRAFLKKKEVDFEDLGGRLIVYNQRGDDLYGRLTSDFCRRGCTLRLATLEDVFLRLTGRELRE; from the coding sequence ATGCAACCGATCATCGAAGCCCAAAACCTGCGCAAGAGCTTCGGCGAGCTGACCGCCGTGGGCGGGATCTCCTTCGCCGTTCAGAAGGGGGAATGCTTCGGCCTGCTCGGCCCCAACGGGGCCGGCAAGACGACCACCATCCGCATGCTCTACGGCTACACCCCGGCCAGCGGCGGCACCCTGCGGATCTTCGGCCGCGACATCTCTGAAGAGCTGCGCGCCGTCAAGTACCGGATCGGCGTCTGCCAGCAGGAGGACAACCTCGACCCCGACCTCTCGGTGCGGGAGAACCTCCTCGTCTTCGCCCGCTACTTCGACATTCCCCGCCGCACCGCAGAGGAGGAGGCCGACAAGCTGCTGCGCTTCTTCGCCCTGGAGGGACGCAGCGGGGCCAATATCCGCGTGCTCTCCGGGGGCATGAAGCGGCGCCTGGTCCTGGCCCGTTCCCTGGTCAACGACCCCGAACTTCTCATTCTCGACGAACCGACCACCGGCCTCGACCCCCAGAGCCGCCACCAGGTCTTGAGCCGCCTCGAGGAACTTAAGGGCCGGGGCCTGACGGTCCTGCTCACCAGCCACTACCTGGAAGAAGCCTCGCGCCTCTGCGACCGGCTGATCATCATCGACGGCGGCCGGGTCCTGGTGGAGGGGGAGCCGGCGGCGCTGATCGCCGAGCATGTCGGCCACGAGGTCATCGAGATCGCCGAACCGAGCGGACCGATGCGCGCCTTCCTGAAAAAGAAGGAGGTCGATTTCGAGGATCTCGGCGGACGGCTGATCGTCTACAACCAGCGGGGCGACGACCTCTACGGCCGCCTGACCTCCGACTTCTGCCGGCGGGGCTGCACCCTGCGCCTGGCGACCCTCGAGGACGTCTTTCTGCGCCTCACCGGCCGGGAGCTGCGCGAATGA
- a CDS encoding SEC-C metal-binding domain-containing protein, giving the protein MKMLRRLFGRRKPAASAHVPDTMQELGRNDPCWCGSGKKYKKCHSVEDAKRLAEARDRVGGAVCDAFS; this is encoded by the coding sequence ATGAAGATGCTCCGCCGACTCTTCGGACGCCGGAAGCCGGCGGCCTCGGCACACGTGCCGGACACCATGCAGGAACTGGGGCGCAACGACCCGTGCTGGTGCGGCAGCGGCAAAAAGTACAAGAAGTGCCATAGCGTAGAAGACGCCAAGCGCCTCGCGGAGGCCCGGGACCGGGTAGGGGGCGCTGTCTGCGACGCCTTTTCGTGA
- a CDS encoding YqgE/AlgH family protein, with translation MHPFAAIARRSLVLLTAAFVMASALLAIELAGPDALHAQSALAPRVGRLLLATEGMGDPRFRQTVILLVRHDKGGTMGLVLNRPMVDIPYRLPSLLADKLDLLYHGGPVNAFTPTALLQSDTPPPQATRVTGNVYLVGLGPVADHLAEDPRPDERLRVYMGSAGWAPGQLAGEIARGAWQVVPGSRQDVFDPDPNGLWERLIETGKIITI, from the coding sequence ATGCACCCCTTTGCCGCTATAGCCCGCCGCAGTCTCGTTCTGCTGACCGCGGCCTTCGTCATGGCCTCGGCCCTGCTGGCAATCGAACTGGCCGGCCCGGACGCCCTCCATGCCCAGTCCGCCCTGGCGCCCCGGGTCGGACGCCTGCTTTTGGCCACCGAGGGCATGGGCGACCCGCGCTTCCGGCAGACGGTCATCCTCCTGGTCCGGCACGACAAGGGGGGGACCATGGGCCTGGTCCTCAACCGCCCGATGGTGGACATCCCGTACCGCCTCCCCTCCCTTCTCGCCGACAAGCTCGACCTGCTTTACCACGGCGGACCGGTCAATGCCTTTACCCCCACGGCGCTCCTTCAAAGCGACACGCCGCCGCCGCAGGCGACCCGCGTCACCGGGAACGTCTATCTGGTCGGGCTCGGCCCCGTCGCCGACCACCTCGCCGAAGATCCCCGGCCGGACGAGCGGCTCCGGGTCTACATGGGGAGCGCCGGCTGGGCCCCGGGCCAGCTCGCCGGCGAGATCGCCCGGGGCGCCTGGCAGGTCGTCCCCGGCAGCCGCCAGGACGTTTTCGATCCCGATCCGAACGGCCTCTGGGAGCGGCTGATCGAGACCGGGAAGATCATCACCATCTGA
- a CDS encoding cytochrome c, whose amino-acid sequence MRLALPLLLILSLATAALAVEGGNPRKGRYLFRTTCLSCHQEEAKAGALDTRSKTQAQWDRFFAKDRHRAAPAGLEALSEKERLDLRQYVNDYALDTDPGKCGACWESK is encoded by the coding sequence ATGAGACTTGCGCTACCGCTTCTCCTGATCCTCTCCCTCGCCACGGCCGCCCTGGCTGTGGAGGGGGGCAACCCCCGCAAGGGGAGATACCTGTTCCGGACGACCTGCCTGTCCTGCCACCAGGAGGAGGCGAAGGCCGGGGCGCTGGACACCCGCTCCAAGACCCAGGCGCAATGGGACCGCTTCTTCGCAAAGGACAGGCACCGGGCCGCACCGGCCGGCCTGGAGGCCCTCTCCGAAAAAGAGCGCCTCGACCTGCGCCAGTACGTCAACGACTACGCCCTCGACACCGACCCCGGCAAGTGCGGCGCCTGCTGGGAATCGAAGTAA